In a genomic window of Candidatus Bathyarchaeota archaeon:
- a CDS encoding roadblock/LC7 domain-containing protein, producing MTEVITVNQTELTHENSIFANLAASLTQIRKLKGVLGYILRSDTSAIVDLPGKDTVCQYAILSAQMHDASLEVSQLFDLGQPESLIVEGKTAKLLCLAVGENKVSVFMEKDASHAWILKRVML from the coding sequence ATGACTGAAGTTATTACCGTAAATCAAACCGAGTTAACGCATGAAAATTCAATTTTTGCTAACCTTGCTGCTAGTTTAACTCAAATTCGTAAACTCAAAGGTGTCTTGGGTTACATTCTAAGAAGTGACACTTCAGCAATCGTGGATTTGCCCGGAAAAGACACGGTTTGTCAATATGCTATTTTGTCCGCTCAGATGCATGATGCCAGTTTAGAAGTTTCCCAGTTGTTTGACTTAGGTCAACCTGAGAGCCTCATAGTTGAGGGAAAAACAGCAAAATTACTATGCTTGGCTGTGGGTGAAAACAAAGTCAGCGTTTTTATGGAGAAAGATGCTTCGCATGCGTGGATTCTAAAGCGGGTTATGCTGTAA
- a CDS encoding DUF5658 family protein — MYSAVGGKSCFLWEQVFWLFEAKYVSSLLLILMGSLDCLTTVIGILFFQTAELNPLLVGLINTNIVVFVAVKLGVTLLVGLLFLTAQETLLRATNKECRSFRFADLLLRAAFIGIVIFLLIVILNNVVVIAAAL; from the coding sequence TTGTATTCTGCTGTTGGAGGGAAATCTTGTTTTCTTTGGGAGCAGGTTTTTTGGTTGTTCGAGGCAAAGTATGTTTCAAGCCTACTTTTGATTCTCATGGGGTCTTTAGATTGTTTAACAACAGTTATAGGCATCCTGTTTTTCCAAACTGCTGAACTAAATCCCCTGCTTGTAGGCTTAATTAATACTAACATAGTGGTTTTTGTAGCTGTGAAATTGGGTGTGACTCTTCTTGTGGGCTTACTCTTTTTGACCGCGCAAGAAACGCTTCTAAGAGCAACCAATAAAGAATGCCGTTCTTTTCGATTTGCCGATTTGCTTTTGCGTGCCGCTTTTATCGGCATTGTCATTTTCCTTTTGATTGTTATTCTCAACAACGTTGTTGTTATCGCAGCCGCCCTTTAG
- the mvk gene encoding mevalonate kinase, with protein MGKGSGYGKVILFGEHFVVHGVPGVVSAIDSSTDAEVKKIAKGINVKDERKTAKGYSEEKRLQQLESIERMLKAMNLDPKTPLDIWIGGSLPGFSGLGASAASSVAIARAINEELNLGLSNEKINAIAYEGEKAYAGNPSGIDNTAATYGGLMWFKKNPAGGPDLVEKIHIKRPVEIVIGSTGKVANTKAMVEGVAERKKANPAKYDPLFKQAENIAIAGRKALEAGDLKKVGELMNENHRVLQEIGVSSKELDLLVDVARKQGAFGAKLTGGGGGGCMVALSGGKEVSGKIVGAFKGLGFEYLMTRIGVVTY; from the coding sequence TTGGGTAAAGGTTCAGGTTACGGAAAAGTTATCCTATTCGGCGAACACTTCGTGGTTCACGGAGTGCCCGGAGTCGTATCAGCAATTGATTCCTCCACAGATGCAGAAGTAAAAAAAATAGCCAAAGGCATAAACGTTAAAGATGAGCGCAAAACCGCCAAAGGCTATAGCGAAGAAAAACGCCTTCAGCAACTCGAATCCATCGAACGCATGCTCAAAGCCATGAATCTGGATCCGAAAACTCCCCTCGACATCTGGATCGGCGGTTCCCTTCCTGGCTTTAGCGGACTCGGCGCCTCGGCAGCATCTAGCGTTGCCATCGCACGCGCCATCAACGAAGAACTCAACCTTGGATTATCAAACGAGAAAATCAACGCCATTGCATACGAGGGCGAAAAAGCCTACGCAGGCAACCCCAGCGGCATCGACAACACCGCAGCAACCTATGGCGGCTTGATGTGGTTCAAGAAAAACCCTGCTGGTGGACCTGACTTGGTTGAGAAAATCCACATTAAACGTCCCGTCGAAATTGTCATTGGCAGCACCGGCAAAGTCGCTAACACTAAAGCCATGGTGGAAGGCGTTGCGGAGCGCAAAAAAGCCAACCCAGCCAAATATGACCCGCTCTTTAAGCAGGCAGAAAACATCGCCATAGCAGGCCGCAAGGCATTGGAAGCTGGTGACCTTAAAAAAGTCGGCGAACTCATGAACGAAAATCACCGCGTCCTGCAAGAAATCGGTGTATCCAGCAAAGAACTCGACCTCCTCGTTGACGTTGCACGCAAACAGGGTGCTTTCGGCGCAAAACTCACTGGCGGCGGAGGCGGCGGCTGCATGGTTGCATTGAGCGGCGGCAAAGAAGTCTCAGGAAAAATCGTCGGCGCCTTCAAAGGGTTAGGCTTCGAGTACCTGATGACCAGAATAGGCGTCGTAACTTACTAA
- a CDS encoding UbiD family decarboxylase codes for MTLRSFICELQKSGELTTITKSVSVEYEMAGIIAALAEKPVYFQKVKESEFPVVAGLVSSKDLICRSMGITKEQLLPKLLSAIENPQAPAMVKSAPCQEVVETDVDLTKLPIMHYTEKDGGKYIASAVSIIKDPELGRNICFHRLMLKDKNHFVARIVEHRGTDNALTKAGGELDIAICIGNNTATLLAAATSLAPGVDELSMANALEKTDLVKCKTVDLEVPADCEFVLEGRITKEKVTEGPFLDLTGIVDRTRQQPVIEIKCITHRKNPIYQTILAGKNEHKFLMGMPKEPTIYKEVSKVCDCRDVYITPGGCSWLHAVVQIHKQNPDDAQKAIAATFKGHGSLKHCVVVDEDINIYDPNDVEWAIATRFQADKNLTVLSKQPGSSLDPSGDLSEGKKATTAKAGVDATAPAATTGKGFKKQDYIKVDLTKYL; via the coding sequence TTGACTCTAAGAAGCTTCATTTGTGAACTCCAAAAAAGCGGCGAATTAACCACCATCACCAAGTCTGTCTCGGTTGAGTATGAGATGGCAGGCATCATCGCGGCGTTAGCCGAAAAACCCGTTTACTTCCAAAAAGTGAAGGAATCAGAATTCCCAGTTGTAGCTGGATTGGTTTCGAGTAAGGATTTGATTTGTCGCAGCATGGGCATAACCAAAGAGCAACTCCTGCCCAAACTGCTCAGCGCCATCGAAAACCCCCAAGCGCCAGCCATGGTTAAATCGGCACCATGCCAAGAAGTCGTCGAAACCGACGTAGACCTCACCAAACTCCCAATCATGCACTACACCGAGAAAGACGGCGGCAAATACATCGCCTCAGCCGTATCCATCATCAAAGACCCCGAACTTGGACGCAACATTTGCTTCCACCGCCTCATGCTCAAAGACAAAAACCACTTCGTCGCCCGCATCGTAGAACATCGCGGCACCGACAACGCCCTCACCAAAGCGGGAGGCGAACTTGACATCGCGATTTGCATCGGCAACAACACCGCCACACTTTTGGCAGCAGCGACTTCGCTTGCTCCGGGCGTTGACGAGTTAAGTATGGCAAACGCGCTGGAAAAAACTGACCTTGTCAAATGCAAAACCGTGGATCTTGAGGTGCCTGCTGACTGCGAATTCGTGCTGGAAGGCAGAATCACCAAAGAAAAAGTCACGGAGGGTCCTTTCCTTGACTTAACAGGCATCGTCGACCGAACCCGCCAGCAACCAGTGATTGAAATCAAATGCATCACCCACCGCAAAAACCCAATTTACCAAACTATCCTTGCGGGCAAAAATGAGCACAAGTTCCTCATGGGCATGCCCAAAGAACCCACCATCTACAAAGAAGTCAGCAAAGTCTGCGACTGCCGCGACGTCTACATAACCCCCGGCGGATGCAGCTGGCTTCATGCGGTCGTGCAGATTCACAAACAGAACCCTGATGATGCGCAGAAAGCCATAGCCGCCACATTCAAAGGTCACGGCTCACTCAAGCACTGTGTTGTCGTGGATGAGGACATCAACATCTATGACCCCAACGATGTAGAATGGGCGATTGCGACGCGTTTCCAAGCTGACAAGAATCTAACGGTGCTTTCTAAGCAGCCTGGCTCCTCTTTGGATCCCTCTGGCGATTTAAGTGAGGGCAAGAAAGCCACCACCGCCAAAGCAGGTGTAGACGCCACCGCACCTGCCGCCACTACAGGCAAGGGCTTTAAAAAACAAGACTACATAAAAGTAGACCTAACCAAATACCTCTAA
- a CDS encoding aconitase X catalytic domain-containing protein, giving the protein MELTKQEQAMLDGKEGYAVRKSMEILVALGEIFGAKSLIDVGSVQVAGVSYHNLGDAGLEFLNTLAADGKVKVLTTLNPAGMDLENWQQLGISPDFAEKQNQVIDAFERMGILISCTCTPYLIGNLPLYGEHLAWSESSAVTFANSVLGARTNREGGPSALAAAFVGKTPNYGLHLDENRVPDVHVQVEAELGKLSDWGALGYAIGKKAENKIPCITGVKSASLDDLKSFGASLVTYGAKPLFYMKGITPGVEAQTQPKETVTVTAADLKAAYDNINDNVDEIDFVCVGCPHCSIKEIQEIADLIKGKKVKEGTELWVATSRTAKQLSDKRGYTAIIEAAGGKFACDTCMAVAPLKGRFKALATTSAKGCFYSRQNLMKTKMGSMKECVDAAVSGKWNN; this is encoded by the coding sequence ATGGAGTTAACTAAGCAAGAACAAGCCATGCTCGACGGCAAAGAAGGCTACGCAGTCCGTAAAAGCATGGAAATCCTCGTGGCGCTGGGCGAGATTTTTGGCGCCAAAAGCCTCATCGACGTGGGTAGCGTCCAAGTCGCAGGCGTATCTTACCATAATCTTGGCGATGCTGGTCTGGAATTCTTAAACACGTTGGCGGCCGACGGCAAAGTAAAAGTCCTCACTACGCTTAACCCCGCAGGCATGGACCTTGAGAACTGGCAGCAACTCGGCATCAGCCCCGACTTCGCAGAGAAACAAAACCAAGTCATAGACGCTTTCGAACGCATGGGCATCCTCATCTCATGCACCTGCACGCCCTACCTCATCGGTAACCTCCCTCTATATGGCGAACACCTTGCATGGTCGGAGAGTAGTGCGGTGACGTTTGCGAATTCAGTGTTGGGTGCACGCACGAACCGTGAAGGCGGACCCAGCGCGTTGGCGGCGGCGTTTGTGGGCAAAACCCCCAACTATGGCCTGCACCTCGACGAGAATCGCGTCCCCGACGTACATGTTCAAGTGGAGGCGGAACTGGGTAAACTCAGCGACTGGGGCGCATTAGGCTACGCCATCGGTAAAAAAGCTGAAAATAAGATTCCCTGCATTACAGGCGTAAAATCAGCCAGCCTTGACGACCTCAAAAGCTTCGGCGCATCACTGGTAACCTACGGGGCAAAACCGCTATTCTACATGAAAGGCATAACCCCTGGCGTGGAAGCTCAAACACAACCAAAAGAGACCGTAACCGTCACGGCGGCAGACCTCAAAGCAGCCTACGACAACATCAACGACAACGTAGACGAAATCGACTTTGTCTGCGTCGGATGCCCCCACTGCTCAATTAAAGAAATCCAAGAAATCGCGGATTTGATTAAGGGCAAAAAAGTCAAGGAAGGCACCGAACTCTGGGTCGCAACCTCACGCACAGCCAAACAACTCTCAGATAAACGCGGCTACACCGCAATAATCGAGGCGGCGGGCGGCAAATTTGCCTGCGACACCTGCATGGCAGTCGCGCCTCTCAAAGGACGATTCAAAGCGTTGGCGACGACGTCGGCGAAAGGATGCTTCTATAGCAGGCAGAATTTGATGAAGACGAAGATGGGTAGCATGAAAGAATGTGTTGATGCAGCGGTGAGTGGAAAATGGAACAACTAA
- a CDS encoding DUF126 domain-containing protein: MEQLKGRIIYKGKAEGEALVTSMPISFYGGVDPNTGIVLEKGHELQGISIKGKVLVFPQGKGSTVGSYTLYRLKKNGMAPAAMINKETETIVAVGAIISEIPFVDKVDVSKIKTGNKVAVEDGTITIA; encoded by the coding sequence ATGGAACAACTAAAAGGACGAATAATTTACAAAGGCAAAGCCGAAGGCGAAGCCCTCGTCACCTCAATGCCAATCAGTTTCTATGGCGGCGTGGACCCCAACACAGGCATCGTGCTTGAAAAGGGTCACGAGTTGCAGGGCATAAGCATCAAAGGCAAAGTGCTGGTGTTCCCGCAGGGCAAAGGCAGCACCGTCGGCTCCTACACGCTTTATCGCCTCAAAAAGAACGGCATGGCACCCGCAGCCATGATTAACAAAGAAACCGAAACCATCGTCGCAGTCGGAGCCATCATCAGCGAAATCCCCTTCGTAGACAAGGTGGATGTCAGCAAAATCAAAACAGGCAACAAAGTCGCAGTCGAAGACGGCACCATAACCATAGCTTAG
- a CDS encoding isopentenyl phosphate kinase has protein sequence MNDANPIILKLGGSAITDKTQEATPRTEIINQLSEEIKRADLDNLIVVHGGGSFGHPTAAKYAIQDGYKEDPTQKFGFAETHHMMTVLNGLVMDSLIWHEIPAVSIAPSSCFVTEDCKIKFFDDTVLKALAKLAYTPVFYGDAVFDSKRGFTVLSGDQLVAYLALKYKAQKIVIGVDTDGLFDSDPKTNADAKPIKKLNLKELKELQPKLGKAQGTDVTGGMAGKMAELIPAIEAGVHVTVTGATKRLSIFRALTDQSVLGTEIEK, from the coding sequence ATGAACGATGCAAACCCAATCATACTCAAACTCGGCGGTTCCGCCATCACTGACAAAACCCAAGAGGCAACCCCCCGAACCGAAATCATCAATCAACTCTCCGAAGAGATTAAGCGGGCGGACCTCGACAACCTAATCGTTGTCCATGGCGGAGGCAGCTTTGGTCACCCCACAGCCGCTAAATACGCCATACAAGACGGCTACAAAGAGGACCCCACACAAAAATTCGGGTTCGCTGAAACCCACCACATGATGACGGTCCTAAACGGGTTAGTGATGGACTCGCTTATTTGGCACGAAATCCCCGCCGTTAGCATCGCACCATCCAGCTGTTTTGTTACAGAAGATTGCAAAATCAAATTCTTCGACGACACTGTGCTTAAAGCATTGGCTAAGTTGGCTTACACACCTGTATTCTATGGCGACGCTGTCTTTGACAGCAAACGCGGATTCACCGTGCTCTCCGGCGACCAACTGGTTGCTTACCTTGCACTCAAATACAAAGCTCAAAAAATCGTAATCGGCGTAGACACCGATGGTCTGTTTGACAGTGACCCCAAAACTAACGCTGACGCTAAACCCATCAAAAAACTCAACCTCAAAGAACTCAAAGAGCTCCAGCCTAAACTTGGTAAAGCCCAAGGTACCGACGTTACAGGTGGTATGGCAGGTAAAATGGCTGAATTAATTCCCGCCATCGAAGCAGGTGTCCATGTAACCGTAACTGGAGCCACAAAAAGGTTATCTATCTTCAGAGCCTTAACAGACCAAAGCGTGTTAGGCACTGAAATAGAGAAGTAG
- the fni gene encoding type 2 isopentenyl-diphosphate Delta-isomerase, producing the protein MAQETGKRKLDHIRICLEEKAQAKTVTAGFEDLQFVHRALPETDKAQIDLSTTFLGKKFSAPLIVGAMTGGAEAATQINASIAEAVENLGLGMGLGSQRAAIENRSLEKTYRIARDKAPHAFLIANVGGVQLVHGYGVKEVKKVVEMIDADAVAIHLNALQEAIQPEGQTNFKGVLAKIAEVAGALDVPVIVKETGAGIGAEDAKALEASGVKAIDVGGVGGTSFAAVEYYRSTKKDVGLNYQGEAFWDWGIPTVVSLIETAQTVKLPLIASGGIRSGTDIAKALSLDASLAALSQPILETAVKGAPETQQKLSCLVEELRNVMFLVGAKKIADLAQTPLVVMGKTAEWLTARGFDLQAYAKRGVQ; encoded by the coding sequence ATGGCGCAGGAAACGGGCAAACGCAAACTCGACCATATACGAATCTGCTTAGAGGAGAAAGCGCAAGCTAAAACCGTAACTGCAGGGTTTGAAGACCTCCAGTTCGTCCACCGCGCCTTGCCTGAAACGGACAAAGCCCAAATTGATTTATCTACTACTTTTTTGGGCAAAAAATTCTCTGCGCCCCTTATTGTAGGCGCAATGACTGGCGGCGCCGAGGCAGCCACCCAAATAAACGCCTCAATTGCCGAAGCGGTTGAAAACCTCGGTTTGGGCATGGGTCTTGGAAGCCAAAGAGCCGCCATCGAAAACAGAAGCCTTGAAAAAACTTACCGCATCGCACGCGACAAAGCGCCCCATGCATTTTTAATCGCGAACGTCGGCGGCGTACAACTTGTCCACGGCTACGGCGTAAAAGAAGTCAAAAAAGTTGTGGAAATGATTGATGCCGACGCCGTTGCTATTCATCTTAACGCGCTCCAAGAGGCGATTCAGCCTGAGGGGCAAACTAACTTTAAAGGTGTTCTCGCAAAAATCGCTGAAGTCGCTGGTGCTCTTGACGTTCCAGTAATCGTAAAGGAGACTGGTGCAGGCATCGGCGCTGAAGACGCTAAAGCCCTTGAAGCCTCAGGTGTAAAAGCCATAGATGTTGGGGGCGTTGGCGGCACGAGTTTTGCAGCCGTCGAATACTACCGTTCAACCAAAAAAGACGTTGGTCTCAACTATCAGGGTGAAGCCTTCTGGGACTGGGGCATACCCACCGTGGTAAGCCTGATTGAGACAGCGCAAACCGTTAAGCTGCCCCTGATTGCCTCAGGAGGAATCCGAAGTGGCACGGACATCGCCAAAGCCCTCTCGCTTGACGCGAGTTTGGCGGCGCTTAGTCAACCTATTTTGGAGACAGCCGTTAAAGGTGCTCCAGAAACGCAACAGAAGCTCAGTTGTCTGGTTGAGGAACTTCGTAACGTTATGTTTTTGGTTGGAGCTAAAAAAATCGCTGATTTAGCCCAGACGCCGCTTGTGGTTATGGGTAAAACTGCCGAGTGGCTTACCGCCCGAGGCTTTGATTTACAGGCATACGCCAAACGAGGAGTACAATAA
- a CDS encoding polyprenyl synthetase family protein — protein MNVEKFLEENAPLIDKAIEKYIPRQFSKDAVLFKVTPPMYSYTIEPMDKAIAEPIWDMLDRGGKRWRPALFLLICEALGKTADYCLDFSVIPEVIHNGTLVIDDIEDSSEVRRGKPCTYKLFGLDISVNAGNAMYYLPLLPIMANRNKLSAEMQRDVYEVYVQEMINLSMGQAMDIAWHRGIANADDLAEADYLQMCAYKTGTLARMAAKMAAVLAEAKPALVEKLGRFAESIGVAFQMQDDILDLTGAEFAKSKGCVGGDITEGKRSLLVIYTLKVASAKDKARLLEILGMHTSDQTLRDEAIAIMQKYGAMDHVKATAENMVAESWAEAEKLLPTPEAKEKLKAFAEFLIKRNK, from the coding sequence GTGAATGTTGAAAAGTTTCTGGAAGAGAATGCTCCCTTAATCGACAAAGCCATCGAAAAATATATTCCCCGACAATTCAGCAAAGACGCGGTTCTCTTCAAAGTAACCCCGCCCATGTACAGCTACACCATCGAACCAATGGACAAAGCAATTGCCGAACCCATCTGGGATATGCTGGACCGCGGAGGCAAACGTTGGCGACCCGCGCTGTTTCTGTTAATTTGTGAAGCTTTGGGTAAAACGGCAGATTACTGCTTAGACTTCTCCGTCATACCTGAAGTTATCCACAATGGAACCCTCGTCATCGATGACATAGAGGACTCATCCGAGGTGCGCCGAGGCAAGCCCTGCACCTACAAACTTTTCGGTCTTGACATTTCGGTGAACGCAGGCAACGCAATGTACTACCTACCGCTGCTGCCCATAATGGCTAACCGAAACAAGCTTTCTGCGGAAATGCAGCGCGACGTGTATGAGGTGTATGTGCAGGAGATGATTAACCTCAGCATGGGTCAAGCTATGGATATTGCATGGCACCGCGGTATAGCTAACGCAGATGACCTTGCTGAAGCTGATTATCTGCAAATGTGCGCTTACAAAACTGGTACGTTGGCAAGGATGGCGGCGAAAATGGCTGCGGTGCTTGCAGAAGCCAAACCCGCCCTCGTCGAGAAATTAGGTCGATTCGCCGAAAGCATAGGCGTCGCTTTCCAGATGCAAGATGACATTTTGGATTTAACGGGAGCAGAATTCGCCAAAAGCAAAGGCTGCGTCGGTGGAGACATAACCGAAGGCAAACGGTCACTTTTGGTCATTTACACCCTAAAAGTTGCTTCTGCAAAAGATAAGGCGCGACTGCTCGAAATCTTGGGCATGCACACCAGCGACCAAACCCTACGCGACGAAGCCATCGCCATCATGCAAAAGTACGGAGCAATGGACCATGTAAAAGCGACCGCTGAAAATATGGTTGCGGAAAGCTGGGCGGAAGCCGAAAAACTCTTGCCCACGCCCGAGGCTAAGGAAAAATTAAAAGCGTTCGCCGAATTCTTGATAAAGCGCAACAAGTAA
- a CDS encoding glutamate--tRNA ligase, whose translation MALQTDSELREFIRKAALLNAVGHDGKAQAGAMVGKVLGEKAELRSRVKELSAVIGEVVAEVNGLSLAEQKAIVEKNWPETQKKHEAEEKKLPPLPNADKYKVIVTRFSPNPDCVLHLGSARAIVLSHEYARMYNGKFILRFEDTDPKTKKPALKYYESIRNDLKWLGCQWDEEYIQSDRLEIYYGYVEKMVADGNAYVCECTPEEFRKTTLAKEACPCRNISPADQLERWHKMLAGGYQEGQAVVRVKTELDHPNPAIRDWPALRIIDTKKYPHPRVGSKYFLWPLYNLAAGIDDHLLGMTHIIRGKEHYTNMVRQKYMYKYLGWEYPEAIHYGRLKITGAALSKSKIVAGIKEGDYADFDDPRLGTFAALKKRGITAEAIKKMIVEVGVKPNDVTLSWENLYSHNRKILDASSDRYFFVADPVELKVIGLPKTFHAKLPLHPEHLERGIREYTVAPCGDEGAASFWITQKDAQAMQTDQTIRLMELFNIKIQNVTANCVTAAYASESYEDVRKIKVQLIQWIPQGTQYPAEVVQQDATVVGGFAEAACKKLKPDAIIQFERYGFVRVNEVADKLVVYYAQK comes from the coding sequence TTGGCACTTCAAACTGACTCTGAATTACGTGAGTTTATCCGCAAAGCAGCCCTCCTAAACGCGGTGGGGCATGATGGGAAAGCGCAGGCTGGCGCTATGGTCGGCAAGGTTCTGGGCGAGAAAGCCGAGTTGCGTAGCCGCGTTAAAGAACTCTCGGCCGTTATAGGTGAGGTTGTTGCGGAAGTTAACGGTTTATCTTTGGCTGAGCAGAAGGCGATTGTGGAGAAGAATTGGCCTGAAACTCAAAAGAAACATGAAGCCGAGGAAAAAAAGCTGCCGCCCCTGCCTAACGCTGACAAATACAAGGTTATCGTCACCCGTTTCTCACCTAACCCGGACTGCGTGTTGCACTTAGGCTCCGCGCGCGCAATCGTGCTCAGTCACGAGTACGCCCGCATGTACAACGGCAAATTCATCCTACGCTTCGAAGACACCGACCCAAAAACCAAGAAGCCCGCCCTCAAATACTACGAAAGCATCCGCAACGACCTCAAATGGCTCGGATGCCAATGGGACGAAGAATACATCCAAAGCGACCGCCTAGAAATCTACTACGGCTACGTCGAAAAAATGGTCGCCGACGGCAACGCCTACGTCTGCGAATGCACACCTGAAGAGTTCCGCAAAACGACGCTGGCAAAAGAAGCTTGCCCCTGCCGCAACATATCCCCCGCAGACCAACTGGAACGCTGGCACAAGATGCTTGCTGGCGGCTACCAAGAAGGCCAAGCTGTTGTCCGCGTCAAAACCGAGTTGGATCACCCTAACCCCGCCATCCGCGACTGGCCAGCCCTACGCATAATCGACACTAAAAAGTATCCTCATCCGCGGGTAGGCAGCAAATATTTCCTGTGGCCCCTCTACAACCTCGCCGCAGGCATAGATGACCACCTTCTGGGCATGACGCATATAATCCGGGGAAAAGAACATTACACCAACATGGTCCGCCAGAAATACATGTACAAGTATCTCGGCTGGGAATACCCCGAAGCCATCCACTACGGCAGACTAAAAATCACCGGTGCCGCACTCTCCAAATCCAAGATTGTCGCAGGCATCAAAGAAGGCGACTATGCAGATTTCGATGACCCACGCCTCGGCACCTTTGCAGCACTCAAAAAACGAGGCATCACTGCGGAAGCTATCAAAAAAATGATAGTTGAAGTCGGTGTAAAACCCAACGATGTCACCCTGAGTTGGGAGAACCTTTACTCGCATAACCGCAAAATACTCGACGCCTCAAGCGACCGCTACTTCTTCGTAGCCGACCCCGTCGAACTCAAAGTCATAGGTTTACCCAAAACCTTCCACGCCAAATTGCCCCTGCACCCCGAGCACCTCGAACGCGGCATCCGAGAATATACCGTCGCGCCATGTGGTGATGAGGGGGCTGCAAGCTTTTGGATTACCCAAAAAGACGCCCAAGCCATGCAGACCGACCAAACCATACGACTAATGGAACTCTTCAACATCAAAATCCAAAACGTCACAGCCAACTGCGTCACTGCTGCGTATGCCAGCGAATCTTACGAGGATGTCCGAAAAATCAAGGTGCAGCTTATCCAGTGGATACCCCAAGGCACCCAGTACCCTGCCGAAGTCGTCCAGCAGGATGCAACGGTTGTGGGAGGATTTGCGGAGGCAGCCTGCAAAAAGTTAAAGCCAGACGCCATCATACAGTTTGAGAGGTACGGCTTTGTCCGCGTAAACGAAGTCGCCGACAAACTAGTCGTCTATTACGCCCAAAAATAG
- a CDS encoding signal recognition particle protein Srp19 (binds to 7S RNA to mediate binding of the signal recognition particle protein Srp54) yields MRKLDGQVIIWPVYFDVNRSREEGRRVPKAQAVQSPKITELQEAATKMGLAHEINLEAHHPKYHWAKTGMLIVEKKEAKEALIKKFAKQLIKIKNQQQSQQPTKR; encoded by the coding sequence ATGCGCAAACTTGACGGTCAAGTCATAATCTGGCCTGTCTACTTCGACGTTAACAGGTCCCGCGAGGAAGGACGCCGCGTCCCCAAAGCCCAAGCGGTGCAGTCACCTAAAATCACTGAGCTCCAGGAAGCCGCCACCAAGATGGGTTTAGCGCACGAAATCAACCTTGAAGCGCATCACCCCAAATATCACTGGGCAAAAACAGGCATGCTCATTGTGGAAAAGAAGGAAGCCAAAGAAGCACTAATCAAAAAATTCGCCAAACAACTGATAAAAATTAAAAATCAGCAGCAGTCGCAACAACCAACCAAACGTTAA
- a CDS encoding 30S ribosomal protein S8e, whose product MSTHSSLRKRKLTGGKKRVYRSKKKYEAGGYPAETLLGEPRRKSTRGIGGNMKTKVLSDKIASVTDPKSGKTEKSAITRVVRNDANVDFNRRGVITKGAEIETELGLARVTSRPGNDGVVNAVLISKEKA is encoded by the coding sequence ATGTCCACTCACAGCAGCTTACGTAAAAGGAAACTTACAGGCGGTAAAAAACGCGTTTACCGTAGCAAGAAAAAGTACGAAGCAGGCGGATACCCAGCAGAAACCCTCCTCGGTGAACCCCGCCGCAAAAGCACCCGCGGAATCGGCGGCAACATGAAAACCAAGGTTCTCAGCGACAAAATTGCCTCCGTTACCGACCCTAAAAGCGGTAAAACAGAGAAAAGCGCAATCACCCGCGTAGTACGCAATGACGCAAACGTTGACTTTAACCGCCGAGGTGTCATCACCAAAGGCGCAGAAATCGAAACCGAACTCGGCTTAGCGAGAGTTACCAGCCGACCAGGCAACGATGGCGTCGTCAACGCGGTTCTAATCAGCAAAGAAAAAGCATAA